One region of Drosophila teissieri strain GT53w chromosome 2L, Prin_Dtei_1.1, whole genome shotgun sequence genomic DNA includes:
- the LOC122611703 gene encoding tenascin, translating into MHFSGPLAVLTALLTLVALPVQIEADSTELYGDIENTEYGDFESLSQTREREQHLCHREVPSVFFQTERDSPVRGNGSTIYFHRIEVCCKGYRRDPYAHECVPDCSESSPDNCRNGFCRGPGVCECFAEFVRNEHGACIHTCPIACQHGRCYLNGTCACHQDFVLDEETRQFCRPKCSQACGTHEECVAPGQCDCSPGYRRTSDLGCQPVCAPDCGFGKCVAPNQCECFAGFIKRPNRNVCEAECYLNCENGFCESRYKCHCREGYRYNVNTTSCLPECSDDCGQGNGVCIAPGVCRCFQGYEVHGADCRPKCERSCGKYGRCVAPEICGCGQGQQHCRNGSCDDVEHCSCPPGETHFIDRCLKSDRLSQQLNTGEKRKHFNRQLAYEFNALIGRLFNF; encoded by the exons ATGCACTTTAGTGGACCGTTGGCCGTGCTTACCGCTCTGCTGACGCTGGTGGCACTTCCTGTCCAGATTGAGGCGGATTCCACGGAGCTTTACGGGGACATAGAGAACACGGAGTACGGCGACTTTGAGTCACTAAGTCAGACGCGCGAGCGCGAGCAACATCTCTGCCATCGCGAGGTGCC ATCTGTGTTTTTCCAAACCGAGCGGGATTCCCCGGTGCGTGGCAATGGATCCACGATCTACTTCCACCGCATAGAGGTGTGTTGTAAGGGCTACCGTCGAGATCCGTATGCCCATGAGTGTGTGCCGGACTGCTCCGAGTCATCGCCGGACAACTGCCGCAATGGTTTCTGTCGCGGTCCGGGCGTTTGCGAGTGCTTCGCAGAGTTTGTGCGTAACGAACATGGTGCCTGCATCCACACCTGTCCCATTGCCTGTCAGCACGGCAGGTGTTATCTAAATGGCACCTGTGCCTGCCACCAGGACTTCGTCCTGGATGAGGAGACCCGTCAGTTCTGCCGCCCGAAGTGCTCGCAGGCATGTGGCACCCATGAGGAGTGTGTGGCGCCTGGACAGTGCGACTGCTCCCCCGGCTACCGGAGAACGTCGGACTTGGGTTGCCAGCCTGTTTGTGCTCCGGACTGCGGATTTGGCAAGTGCGTGGCGCCCAACCAGTGCGAGTGCTTCGCCGGGTTCATTAAACGGCCCAACCGCAATGTCTGCGAGGCTGAGTGCTACCT GAACTGCGAGAATGGCTTCTGTGAGTCGCGCTACAAGTGCCACTGCCGAGAAGGATATCGCTACAACGTGAACACCACCAGCTGTTTGCCGGAGTGCAGCGACGACTGTGGCCAAGGAAATGGGGTGTGCATTGCACCCGGAGTGTGTCGCTGCTTCCAAGGATACGAGGTCCACGGTGCCGACTGTCGGCCCAAGTGTGAGAG ATCCTGTGGCAAATACGGTCGGTGTGTGGCTCCCGAAATCTGCGGCTGTGGCCAGGGCCAACAGCATTGCCGGAACGGAAGCTGCGACGATGTGGAGCACTGCAGTTGCCCACCGGGGGAAACCCACTTCATCGATCGATGTTTGAAGTCAGACCGCCTCAGCCAGCAACTGAACACCGGCGAAAAGAGAAAGCACTTCAATCGCCAGCTTGCTTACGAGTTTAATGCCCTGATCGGGCGTCTATTTAACTTCTGA
- the LOC122611702 gene encoding fibrillin-2, translating to MSSSCQLVTLGVLLAICSLGQGQFKTAGIKTRQPPSGNLQLAGNSSEFGWGSSYNQSSYGWRSQNQSNYAWTQQNHVGQGSAGFVPAETYQPATLPPLYGHYVQPVTPPAHRVQVLDETALFINKTRSGMASGVCFKEVPTASLLRNSRDQFVGNGTTPDMSRIQVCCDGYERNPHIYRRCEPICADDCRNGICTAPNTCVCIPGHVRTSEGKCISTCPLGCGNGVCDEQNECKCREGYSLEPETRKYCQPECKPGCSFGRCVAPNKCACLEGYRPAADGSCEPVCDSCENGKCTAPGHCNCNGGYLKLQGRCEPICSIPCKNGRCIGPDVCECASGFEWDRKSAECLPKCDIPCLNGVCVGNNQCECKSGFVRDEHQRNICQPHCPNGCQNGFCSAPNFCICRPGFIKSGIKGRQTCQAV from the exons ATGAGCTCATCGTGTCAGCTGGTGACTCTGGGCGTTCTGCTGGCCATCTGTTCCCTGGGTCAGGGACAATTCAAGACGGCTGGCATCAAGACGCGCCAGCCGCCATCGGGAAACCTCCAGCTTGCCGGCAATAGTAGTGAGTTTGGGTGGGGGAGCAGCTACAACCAGAGCAGCTACGGCTGGAGGAGTCAGAACCAGAGCAACTATGCCTGGACCCAGCAGAACCATGTGGGCCAGGGATCAGCAGGGTTTGTGCCCGCCGAGACCTACCAACCGGCCACTTTGCCGCCCCTTTATGGACACTACGTGCAGCCGGTGACTCCGCCGGCGCATCGTGTCCAGGTCCTGGATGAAACGGCGCTGTTCATCAACAAAACCCGATCTGGCATGGCCAGTGGTGTGTGCTTCAAGGAAGTTCC AACCGCGTCGCTCCTGCGCAACTCCCGGGACCAGTTCGTCGGCAATGGCACCACCCCGGACATGAGTCGCATCCAAGTCTGCTGCGATGGCTATGAGCGAAACCCGCACATCTACCGCCGCTGTGAGCCGATCTGCGCGGATGACTGCCGCAATGGAATCTGCACGGCTCCGAACACCTGTGTCTGCATTCCCGGCCACGTTCGCACCTCAGAGGGCAAGTGCATCTCCACCTGTCCCCTGGGCTGCGGCAACGGAGTGTGCGACGAGCAGAATGAGTGCAAGTGCCGCGAGGGATACTCGCTGGAGCCGGAGACTCGCAAGTACTGCCAGCCGGAGTGCAAGCCCGGCTGCTCCTTTGGACGCTGCGTGGCGCCCAACAAGTGCGCCTGCCTCGAAGGATACCGCCCGGCCGCCGACGGATCCTGCGAACCAGTGTGCGACAGCTGCGAGAATGGCAAGTGCACGGCTCCAGgacactgcaactgcaacggcgGCTACCTGAAGCTCCAAGGACGCTGCGAGCCCATTTGCTCCAT ACCCTGCAAGAACGGACGCTGCATTGGACCGGACGTCTGTGAGTGCGCTTCCGGTTTCGAGTGGGACCGGAAGTCGGCCGAGTGTCTGCCCAAGTGCGACATTCCCTGCCTGAACGGCGTCTGTGTGGGTAACAACCAGTGCGAGTGCAAGTCCGGATTTGTGAGGGACGAGCACCAGCGGAACATCTGCCAGCCCCACTGCCCCAATGGATGCCAGAACGGGTTCTGCAGCGCCCCCAACTTCTGCATCTGCAGGCCGGGATTCATCAAGAGCGGCATCAAGGGACGCCAGACCTGCCAGGCCGTCTAA
- the LOC122611710 gene encoding protein draper, giving the protein MHLTSTLIGLLICGLAIELPTPTAAQFWSVDPVAQWRKEALAERGSGICYRTLTVQAVNPNSRSRQISHCCDGYVNKGTTQSLKCEPICSEDCTHGLCLAPEECECAPGYYRRNKRCIFVMA; this is encoded by the exons ATGCACTTGACATCCACGCTGATTGGGCTCCTTATCTGCGGCCTGGCGATCGAGCtgcccacacccacagccgCCCAATTCTGGTCCGTGGATCCTGTCGCGCAGTGGCGGAAAGAGGCTCTGGCCGAGAGGGGATCCGGGATCTGCTACAGGACTCTCAC CGTGCAAGCCGTCAATCCGAACTCCAGAAGTCGTCAGATCTCCCACTGCTGCGATGGTTATGTGAACAAGGGAACCACCCAGAGCCTCAAGTGCGAGCCCATTTGCTCGGAGGACTGCACCCATGGATTGTGCCTTGCGCCCGAGGAGTGCGAGTGTGCTCCGGGATACTATAGGCGCAACAAAAGGTGTATCTTCGTCATGGCATAA
- the LOC122626351 gene encoding tenascin-X yields the protein MSPLLRSLCLHSVLLVLFLCVLQAVELQLHEQQLQQQKDEQLRLRAEQRQRDLLREQEALQRRLSSSTTTRKPYIIPNGLSLPRRGEHPDKCYREVPAVFFQYDKEVKIVGNSSTNPYMNVIEICCKGWRRYEYDWSQCVPDCGERCQENGFCVAGGRCECFADFVLNYRNNCVPTCPLGCPHGRCYLNGTCQCDKGYELDGSRSFCLPQCNSTCGHNEVCLEPGKCSCAEGYARGLRESAVLGCQPLCVPDCGYGHCVRPNECECFPGYQKRNNGISCQSECYMTCDNGFCANKTTCVCQNGYRYDNRTSSCLPDCGDSCDNGVCISPGNCRCFKGYVRNRERCEAVCVGGCGFYGKCIAPNVCGCAIVPGPERTYQRCEYGLCNAMGRCRCQVGMTRFIDRCMSPDTVTTYASMNPVKVNASLIQEFNLLLGRHFNLTTLTDMWWL from the exons ATGTCGCCACTTCTGCGATCTCTGTGCCTCCACTCGGTGCTCCTGGTCCTGTTCCTCTGCGTGCTGCAGGCGGTGGAGCTGCAACTCcatgagcagcagctgcagcagcaaaaggacGAGCAGCTGCGCCTGCGCGCGGAGCAGCGCCAGCGGGATCTGCTGCGGGAGCAGGAGGCCCTCCAGCGACGCCTCTCGTCCTCGACCACCACGCGGAAACCGTATATAATCCCCAACGGATTGTCGCTGCCCCGGAGGGGGGAACACCCGGACAAGTGCTACCGGGAAGTGCC GGCCGTATTCTTCCAGTACGACAAGGAGGTGAAGATCgttggcaacagcagcaccaatCCGTACATGAACGTGATCGAAATTTGCTGCAAGGGCTGGCGGCGCTATGAGTACGACTGGAGCCAGTGCGTCCCGGACTGCGGGGAGCGGTGTCAGGAGAACGGGTTCTGTGTGGCGGGAGGCAGATGCGAGTGCTTCGCGGACTTTGTGCTCAACTACCGCAACAATTGTGTGCCCACCTGTCCGCTGGGCTGTCCGCATGGCCGCTGTTACCTGAATGGCACCTGCCAGTGCGATAAGGGATACGAACTGGACGGATCGCGCAGCTTCTGCCTGCCGCAGTGCAACTCCACCTGTGGCCACAACGAGGTCTGCCTGGAGCCGGGCAAGTGCTCCTGCGCCGAGGGATATGCCCGCGGACTGAGGGAGTCTGCCGTCCTGGGGTGTCAACCCCTGTGTGTTCCCGACTGCGGATACGGTCACTGCGTTCGGCCCAACGAATGCGAGTGCTTCCCCGGATACCAGAAGCGCAACAACGGCATCTCCTGCCAAAGCGAGTGCTATAT GACCTGCGATAATGGCTTCTGTGCGAACAAAACGACGTGCGTGTGTCAGAATGGATATCGCTACGATAACAGAACGTCGAGCTGCCTGCCGGATTGCGGGGACAGCTGCGACAATGGGGTGTGCATCTCGCCGGGAAACTGCCGCTGCTTCAAGGGCTACGTCCGGAATCGGGAGCGTTGCGAGGCGGTCTGCGTGGGTGGATGTGGCTTCTACGGCAAGTGCATCGCACCGAATGTGTGCGGATGTGCCATAGTCCCGGGACCGGAACGCACCTACCAGCGATGCGAGTACGGATTGTGCAACGCCATGGGAAGGTGCCGCTGCCAGGTGGGCATGACGCGGTTCATCGATCGGTGTATGTCGCCGGACACGGTCACCACGTACGCCTCCATGAATCCCGTCAAGGTGAACGCCTCGCTCATCCAGGAGTTCAATCTGCTGCTGGGCAGGCACTTCAACTTGACCACACTCACCGATATGTGGTGGCTTTGA
- the LOC122626275 gene encoding tenascin has translation MWFRDLGLRLSFFHLMVCLPSIYTNVPNYSDRYNRRPVSQDPGVGTYVRGYMENRQLSYNRPGPANFQDPRGVELQPKRREYLIRSHETQSDRGQHKCRVWVPPDTVEKYQYPSVIQTDQANRLSLIEVCCTGYSASRLMGVTVCRAQCGCQNGSCKIPGECECYDGFVQNDNGDCVFACPLGCQNGQCYLDGSCQCDPGYKLDETRRFCRPICSSGCGSSPRHNCTEPEVCGCSKGYQLTDDGCQPVCEPDCGIGGLCKDNNLCDCAPGYNLRDGVCQADCYQKCNNGVCVSRNRCICDPGYAYHEQSTMCVPA, from the exons ATGTGGTTCAGAGATTTGGGCCTGCGGCTAAGTTTTTTTCACCTGATGGTGTGTCTGCCCAGTATTTACACAAATGTGCCAAACTATTCGGATCGGTACAACAGGAGGCCCGTATCGCAGGATCCGGGAGTGGGAACCTATGTCCGCGGGTACATGGAAAACAGACAGTTGTCCTATAATCGACCTGGACCAGCCAATTTCCAAGATCCCAGAGGTGTGGAGCTGCAACCGAAGCGACGAGAGTATCTCATTCGATCCCATGAAACGCAGTCCGATAGAGGGCAGCACAAATGCCGCGTTTGGGTGCC CCCCGATACGGTGGAGAAGTACCAGTACCCCAGCGTCATCCAGACGGACCAGGCCAACCGGCTGTCCCTGATCGAGGTCTGCTGCACCGGATACTCGGCCAGCCGGCTAATGGGCGTGACCGTGTGCCGGGCGCAATGTGGCTGCCAGAACGGGAGCTGCAAGATTCCGGGGGAGTGCGAGTGCTATGACGGCTTTGTGCAGAACGACAACGGCGACTGTGTGTTTGCCTGCCCGCTGGGCTGCCAGAATGGCCAGTGCTACTTGGACGGCAGCTGCCAGTGCGATCCGGGCTACAAGCTGGACGAGACGCGCCGCTTCTGCCGCCCGATCTGCAGCAGTGGCTGTGGCAGCAGTCCGCGCCACAACTGCACCGAACCGGAGGTCTGTGGCTGCTCCAAGGGCTACCAGCTGACCGACGACGGATGCCAGCCCGTCTGCGAGCCGGACTGTGGAATCGGCGGACTCTGCAAGGACAACAACCTGTGCGACTGCGCACCTGGTTACAACCTGAGGGATGGCGTCTGCCAGGCCGATTGCTATCA GAAGTGCAACAATGGCGTGTGTGTCAGCCGAAACCGATGTATATGCGATCCGGGATATGCCTACCATGAGCAATCGACCATGTGCGTTCCGGCATAG